A genomic segment from Heterodontus francisci isolate sHetFra1 unplaced genomic scaffold, sHetFra1.hap1 HAP1_SCAFFOLD_571, whole genome shotgun sequence encodes:
- the LOC137362512 gene encoding probable G-protein coupled receptor 139, with protein sequence MPLFRHLCCNCPVVNLVAIVILSWGKCGLSKCITYYLVSMAAADLLAVITAVILNQIIDIYFPGNYLSLTPVCQIKTALSYLSNDLSVWFTVAFTFDRFIAICCQKLKAKYCTKETAAAIIGMVLILSCLRNIPWYFAYEPLYIRNGLPWYCRFRSIFYTSSLWQAFSYFSSIATPFLPFFIILLLNALTVRYILMANRARKALRGNTRSANNPDPEMQNRKKSIILLFSISANFILLWLTYTIHYVYYRITNNYSYTGYDDPVYIFQETGYMLLLLSCCTNTFIYAVTQAKFREELKKMVTYPVSQICSAFLFQ encoded by the exons ATGCCACTTTTCCGCCACCTCTGCTGcaactgtcctgtcg TTAATCTCGTGGcaattgtgattctgtcctggggaaagtgcggtctctcgaaATGCATCACCtactacctggtgtccatggcagcggcggatctgctGGCTGTTATCACTGCCGTTATACTCAATCAGATCATTGACATTTACTTTCCCGGAAATTATCTGTCGCTTACTCCAGTATGTCAGATAAAAACCGCCCTGTCATATTTATCTAATGATCTTTCTGTCTGGTTTACCGTCGCATTCACATTTGACCGCTTtatagccatttgttgccagaagctgaaagcaaaatattgcaccaaggaaaCGGCAGCTGCAATCATAGGCATGGTGCTTATTCTGAGCTGTTTACGAAACATCCCATGGTACTTTGCATATGAACCTCTGTACATACGTAACGGATTGCCCTGGTATTGCAGATTTAGGTCAATCTTTTATACCTCATCACTGTGGCAAGCATTTTCTTATTTCAGCTCCATAGCGACTCCTTTTCTGCCATTTTTCATTATTTTGCTTCTCAATGCTCTAACAGTAAGATATATTCTCATGGCCAACAGAGCCCGCAAGGCACTGAGAGGCAACACCAGATCTGCAAATAATCCTGATCCTGAGATGCAGAACAGAAAGAAATCCataattttactcttcagcatatcagccaattttatactgttatggctgaCGTATACAATCCATTACGTGTATTATCGAATTACGAATAATTATTCTTACACAGGCTATGATGATCCTGTTTATATCTTTCAAGAGACAGGATATATGCTTCTACTTTTGAGTTGCTGcacgaacacatttatttatgcagtgactcaGGCTAAATTCAGAGAAGAGTTAAAGAAAATGGTGACATACCCAGTGAGTCAGATTTGCTCAGCATTTTTGTTTCAATAA